A single window of Archangium gephyra DNA harbors:
- a CDS encoding response regulator — protein MAFKQLDALLQQVVAAQREQAEHPRIVVVDDDPGMRRSLETLLRGLYQVVLASGATEGVAAVDGDTCAVVLDIKMKGYDGFWASTEIRKKYPDVPIIFYSAWQDLKDPYAVINEHHPFGYLTKDGDTARLLDMLESAVRMHRMTLYNKKLVDGLLRARREEG, from the coding sequence ATGGCCTTCAAACAGCTGGATGCGCTTCTGCAACAGGTGGTCGCCGCCCAGCGCGAGCAGGCCGAGCACCCGCGCATCGTCGTCGTGGACGATGATCCGGGCATGCGCCGCTCGCTCGAGACGCTGCTGCGGGGCCTCTACCAGGTGGTGCTCGCCAGCGGTGCCACCGAGGGCGTGGCCGCCGTGGATGGCGACACGTGCGCCGTGGTGCTCGACATCAAGATGAAGGGGTATGACGGCTTCTGGGCCAGCACGGAGATCCGCAAGAAGTACCCGGACGTGCCCATCATCTTCTATTCGGCCTGGCAGGACCTGAAGGATCCCTACGCCGTCATCAACGAGCACCACCCCTTCGGCTACCTGACGAAGGACGGGGACACGGCGCGGCTGCTGGACATGCTGGAGTCCGCGGTGCGCATGCACCGGATGACGCTCTACAACAAGAAGCTGGTGGACGGGCTGCTGCGCGCGCGCCGCGAGGAGGGGTGA